A portion of the Salminus brasiliensis chromosome 11, fSalBra1.hap2, whole genome shotgun sequence genome contains these proteins:
- the map6b gene encoding microtubule-associated protein 6 homolog isoform X2, translating to MAWPCIARACCMNRLWSELDKADIAVPLVFSSSYSEVADGQQAGVGGGGGAVEARRDGAAPSASSVMHEDFRAWRVRPEKSCKPKHEYRPSGAPFTDETQYQKDYRPWPIPKRGDHPWIPKGAAPGKREEEPETGVEKCEIEERVQEKESKEKKKKSKKEKVPDSVEPKSVKGKEEGEAKARSAVDALNRQIKQEVTSGSSYRTEFKAYTDVKPVKPIKAKSQYKLLVEEKASLETSYSATYKGEQVKPQATDNKLLERRRIRSLYSEPSSKEPSKDCSDSDSSSVLSLL from the exons ATGGCGTGGCCGTGCATCGCGCGCGCGTGCTGCATGAACCGCCTGTGGAGCGAGCTGGACAAGGCGGACATCGCGGTGCCGCTGGTCTTCTCCTCCAGCTACTCCGAGGTAGCGGACGGTCAGCAGGCCGGTgtaggtggaggaggaggtgcaGTGGAGGCTCGGCGGGACGGGGCGGCTCCCAGTGCCTCCAGCGTCATGCACGAGGACTTCAGGGCCTGGAGGGTCCGGCCCGAGAAGAGCTGCAAGCCCAAGCACGAGTACAGACCCTCAGGAGCCCCCTTCACAGACGAGACCCAGTACCAGAAGGACTACAGGCCGTGGCCCATCCCGAAGAGAGGAGACCACCCCTGGATTCCCAAAGGAGCGGCCCCCGGCAAGCGCGAGGAGGAGCCCGAGACGGGCGTGGAGAAGTGCGAGATCGAGGAGAGGGTGCAGGAGAAGGAGagtaaagagaagaagaagaagagcaagAAGGAGAAGGTCCCCGATAGCGTGGAGCCCAAGAGTGTGAaggggaaggaggagggggaggctAAGGCCAGATCAGCGGTGGATGCTCTGAACAGGCAGATTAAACAAGAAGTGACGTCTGGAAGCTCCTACAG gaCAGAGTTTAAAGCATACACCGATGTCAAGCCAGTAAAACCTATTAAAGCCAAATCGCAGTACAAACTGCTGGTAGAGGAGAAGGCCAGTCTGGAGACCAGCTACAGCGCCACCTATAAGGGCGAGCAGGTCAAGCCACAGGCCACAGACAATAAACTACTGGAGCGGCGGAGGATACGCAGCCTGTACAGCGAGCCTAGCAGCAAAGAACCCAGCAAG GACTGTTCAGACAGTGACAGCAGTTCTGTTCTAAGTCTACTGTAg
- the map6b gene encoding microtubule-associated protein 6 homolog isoform X1 encodes MAWPCIARACCMNRLWSELDKADIAVPLVFSSSYSEVADGQQAGVGGGGGAVEARRDGAAPSASSVMHEDFRAWRVRPEKSCKPKHEYRPSGAPFTDETQYQKDYRPWPIPKRGDHPWIPKGAAPGKREEEPETGVEKCEIEERVQEKESKEKKKKSKKEKVPDSVEPKSVKGKEEGEAKARSAVDALNRQIKQEVTSGSSYRTEFKAYTDVKPVKPIKAKSQYKLLVEEKASLETSYSATYKGEQVKPQATDNKLLERRRIRSLYSEPSSKEPSKVERPSTSHSRPKKTTSHSKTVSKAKAKQITATQPAKKKTSVSNLELKPEGGVTKKSKEIINRLAEAKD; translated from the exons ATGGCGTGGCCGTGCATCGCGCGCGCGTGCTGCATGAACCGCCTGTGGAGCGAGCTGGACAAGGCGGACATCGCGGTGCCGCTGGTCTTCTCCTCCAGCTACTCCGAGGTAGCGGACGGTCAGCAGGCCGGTgtaggtggaggaggaggtgcaGTGGAGGCTCGGCGGGACGGGGCGGCTCCCAGTGCCTCCAGCGTCATGCACGAGGACTTCAGGGCCTGGAGGGTCCGGCCCGAGAAGAGCTGCAAGCCCAAGCACGAGTACAGACCCTCAGGAGCCCCCTTCACAGACGAGACCCAGTACCAGAAGGACTACAGGCCGTGGCCCATCCCGAAGAGAGGAGACCACCCCTGGATTCCCAAAGGAGCGGCCCCCGGCAAGCGCGAGGAGGAGCCCGAGACGGGCGTGGAGAAGTGCGAGATCGAGGAGAGGGTGCAGGAGAAGGAGagtaaagagaagaagaagaagagcaagAAGGAGAAGGTCCCCGATAGCGTGGAGCCCAAGAGTGTGAaggggaaggaggagggggaggctAAGGCCAGATCAGCGGTGGATGCTCTGAACAGGCAGATTAAACAAGAAGTGACGTCTGGAAGCTCCTACAG gaCAGAGTTTAAAGCATACACCGATGTCAAGCCAGTAAAACCTATTAAAGCCAAATCGCAGTACAAACTGCTGGTAGAGGAGAAGGCCAGTCTGGAGACCAGCTACAGCGCCACCTATAAGGGCGAGCAGGTCAAGCCACAGGCCACAGACAATAAACTACTGGAGCGGCGGAGGATACGCAGCCTGTACAGCGAGCCTAGCAGCAAAGAACCCAGCAAG GTGGAGAGACCCAGCACATCCCATTCAAGACCAAAAAAGACGACAAGCCATAGCAAAACAGTGAGTAAGGCTAAAGCGAAGCAAATCACTGCTACCCAACCTGCCAAGAAGAAAACCTCAGTCAGCAACCTGGAATTAAAACCAGAGGGAGGCGTCACCAAGAAGAGTAAAGAAATCATCAACAGACTGGCTGAGGCAAAAGATTAA
- the LOC140565344 gene encoding histone H4 transcription factor produces the protein MAKRKKLSDMVVACEWASCTFKGESMEELSDHMSEHLKEHLGDGDTMEELDDYPCLWQGCEFLAMGSPNELVAHAHFHIFHSKLKFIGTQLLQSHPELPSCTQELHSNNLVTDISEGFVCQWEHCDSSFNNPEWFYRHVDMHAHCTELQPLPDQQQALFCSWKGCDAFFKIKYRLREHLRSHTQERLVACPTCGCMFSSNTKFFDHIQRQAEPEDSLMCGHCDKGFANERLLRDHVRQHVNHIKCPLCDMTCTSLSTLKIHIKFRHCDERPFPCDFCESSFKNQHDLRKHMETHNEGAAYHCTVEGCEYSSRMAHTMNQHYKRVHEGNMVSRYKCHLCDKNFSWCYTLTLHLRKKHQLKWPSGHSRFRYKEDEDGYLRLNMVRFETVEVTEELIKNMAEKRTPRKISGSSGQVKRPALQVEAVNDAPMQSSSYLSSSSSSSPELLAEAESRADKDGAPVYCVLNTVTEVNGEPEATADPGAESGVVRALAAVARGLGMDVV, from the exons ATGGCAAAGAGAAAGAAACTCTCCGACATGGTGGTCGCATGTGAGTGGGCATCTTGCACCTTTAAGGGAGAAAGCATGGAGGAGCTTAGTGATCACATGTCTGAACATTTGAAGGAGCATCTTGGTGATGGAGATACGATGGAGGAGCTTG ATGACTACCCGTGTCTGTGGCAGGGCTGTGAGTTTCTGGCTATGGGCAGTCCAAATGAGCTTGTTGCCCATGCGCACTTCCACATCTTCCACAGCAAACTGAAGTTCATCGGGACTCAGCTTCTGCAGTCGCATCCGGAGCTGCCCAGCTGCACTCAGGAACTCCACAGCAACAACCTAGTCACAGACATCTCTGAAGGATTTGTGTGTCAGTGGGAACACTGTGAT AGCTCGTTTAATAATCCAGAGTGGTTCTACCGACATgttgacatgcatgcacactgCACAGAGCTGCAGCCACTTCCTGACCAACAGCAGGCCCTCTTCTGCAGCTGGAAAG GCTGTGATGCGTTCTTTAAGATAAAGTATCGCCTGCGGGAGCACCTGCGCAGCCACACTCAGGAGCGCCTGGTGGCGTGTCCCACCTGCGGCTGCATGTTCTCCAGCAACACTAAATTCTTTGATCACATTCAGAGACAAGCAGAGCCTGAAG ATTCTCTGATGTGTGGCCATTGTGACAAGGGCTTTGCTAACGAAAGATTGCTGAGAGACCATGTTCGACAGCACG TGAATCACATAAAGTGTCCACTCTGTGACATGACTTGCACGTCCCTTTCCACCCTGAAGATCCACATCAAGTTTCGTCACTGTGACGAGCGGCCCTTCCCGTGTGACTTCTGTGAGAGCAG CTTCAAGAACCAGCATGATCTGAGGAAGCACATGGAGACCCACAACGAAGGAGCAGCCTACCATTGCACAGtggaaggctgtgaatactccTCTCGAATGGCTCACACTATGAACCAGCACTACAAGAGAGTGCACGAG GGAAACATGGTGTCGAGATATAAGTGTCATCTGTGTGACAAGAACTTCTCATGGTGCTACACCCTTACCCTCCACCTGCGCAAGAAACATCAGCTCAAATGGCCATCTGGACACTCTCGCTTTAG GTATAAGGAGGATGAGGATGGATACCTGAGGCTGAATATGGTTCGCTTTGAGACGGTGGAAGTTACAGAAGAGCTAATAAAGAACATGGCGGAAAAACGCaccccacgcaagatctcaggaTCGAGTGGCCAAGTTAAGAGGCCAGCATTGCAAGTAGAGGCTGTGAACGATGCTCCCATGCAATCTTCCTCATacctctcctcttcctcgtcGTCTAGCCCTGAGCTCCTGGCTGAGGCTGAATCTAGAGCTGACAAGGATGGTGCTCCTGTGTACTGTGTCCTCAACACGGTGACTGAGGTGAACGGAGAGCCGGAGGCCACTGCGGACCCAGGGGCTGAATCGGGCGTAGTCCGAGCCCTGGCTGCAGTGGCCAGAGGGCTGGGTATGGATGTGGTGTGA
- the auts2b gene encoding autism susceptibility gene 2 protein isoform X1: MFSPTAAIPPPPLLTGSALTVPGASPAGPYTEQDLLRQELNSRFLASQGVERGPSLAGPAYLRTEFHQHQHQHQHQHQHQHTHQHTHQHTFTPFPHPAILPGPAAPLVRTPARHFDKFPPKVDSVHRHNLLHSYPSVMPGMSPMVPPTGIFSSLQGAFQPKASNPLDIVPRPGAMPRPLMQKDSRMLDSVCHTPKKPGKWCAMHVHIAWQVYHHQQKIKKQMQIEPHKLDFGLKPEFLSRPSGAGFTGMIQQPRDLPRPSTIFSSAGPTHPSVSPYGHLSHPHTNLHTPPFHHDSLNKPPAFGGLGTLSSTAFGGLGNPTLTPSSAHGSKDCKAVPSSAVPQEPWNRLHQTPSSFPTPPVWPRAPEPEKTSSGLERVTDKRDSLLNKEEQERDTRGKRLSPATTSPLAHKQTVESSRSSSPETKDKDNSRERAQTQDTPNQSGEPEDQKHKEGQQEKREMVVKYDQRPTEDKPTAEDTLSPKQQRVEIERRSSDGAHWEPEAKRSRVEAEPHAKSGQIKIKEERRDDQDSPEVKPPPKALEKPLHGRGTPGMQSSPVSSIPMVTGFPSSLDRTRLIAPFVGMSPLPGAERLPYPAQHWDPMRNMYRGVDLPQKEPLPKELLLRTDPLQRAMMGQHIYPRDPLLHSLALEQQRSQLEERQRMALLREESERGRLLALHHAAMDPHLVHPGLLPTAYPSPMFPRLGLPHAPHYSALSKTLPPHGYIHAAPPSLLPPLPARSASPRRTTPLSDRQDRSIPHSHRDAEAP, translated from the exons ATGTTCTCCCCAACCGCAGCcatccctcctcctcccctgtTAACGGGAAGTGCTCTAACTGTGCCCGGTGCTTCACCTGCAGGTCCCTACACAG AGCAGGACCTGCTGCGTCAGGAGCTGAACTCTCGCTTTCTGGCCTCTCAAGGTGTGGAGAGAGGACCTTCACTGGCTGGGCCAGCTTACTTGCGCACAGAGTTCcatcagcaccagcaccagcaccagcatcagcatcagcaccagcacacacaccaacacacgcACCAGCACACCTTCACCCCCTTTCCCCACCCTGCCATCCTGCCAGGCCCCGCGGCACCTCTGGTGCGTACCCCTGCCAGACAT TTCGACAAATTCCCACCAAAGGTTGATTCCGTCCACAGGCACAAT TTACTCCACTCCTACCCATCAGTAATGCCTGGGATGTCTCCCATGGTGCCTCCAACAGGCATATTCAGCTCTCTGCAGGGAGCCTTCCAGCCTAAG GCCTCTAACCCACTCGATATAGTGCCCAGACCTGGAGCGATGCCCCGTCCACTCATGCAAAAGGACTCCAGA ATGCTGGATTCAGTGTGTCATACCCCGAAG AAGCCAGGGAAGTGGTGTGCAATGCATGTTCACATTGCATGGCAAGTGTACCACCATCAGCAAAAAATCAAG AAGCAGATGCAAATTGAGCCTCACAAGTTAGACTTTGGGCTGAAGCCAGAGTTCCTGAGTCGACCCTCTGGTGCAGGCTTCACGGGAATGATCCAGCAACCGCGTGACTTACCCCGCCCTTCCACCATCTTTTCCAGTGCTG gTCCAACACACCCTTCTGTATCCCCCTACGGACACTTGTCCCACCCTCACACCAACCTGCACACCCCACCCTTTCATCATG ACTCTCTTAACAAGCCACCTGCTTTTGGCGGACTGGGAACACTGAGCTCCACAGCATTTGGAGGACTTGGAAACCCCACATTAA CACCAAGTTCTGCTCATGGAAGTAAAGACTGTAAAGCAGTGCCATCCTCAGCTGTACCTCAGGAGCCTTGGAACAGATTGCACCAGACGCCCTCCTCTTTCCCTACCCCTCCGGTGTGGCCTCGAGCCCCTGAACCTGAAAAGACTTCCTCTGGATTGGAAAGAGTGACAGACAAGAGAGACTCCCTACTAAACAAAGAAGAGCAAGAAAG GGACACACGAGGGAAACGCCTTTCGCCTGCTACCACAAGTCCACTGGCTCACAAGCAAACAGTAGAGTCTTCTAGAAGCTCGTCTCCTGAGACGAAGGACAAGGacaacagcagagagagagcgcaaacACAAGACACCCCTAATCAAAGCGGAGAGCCAGAGGATCAAAAGCACAAAGAGGGCCAGCAAGAGAAGAGGGAGATGGTTGTAAAGTATGACCAGCGTCCAACAGAAGATAAACCCACCGCAGAGGATACTTTGTCCCCAAAGCAACAGAGGGTAGAAATAGAGAGGCGCAGCAGTGATGGGGCACACTGGGAACCGGAGGCAAAGAGGAGTAGAGTGGAGGCAGAGCCTCATGCCAAGAGTGGTCAGATTAAgataaaggaggagaggagggatgACCAGGACTCTCCTGAAGTCAAGCCACCTCCTAAAGCTTTGGAGAAACCACTGCATGGACGTGGAACCCCAGGAATGCAGTCTTCGCCCGTGTCGTCTATTCCTATGGTCACAGGGTTTCCAAGCAGCCTTGATAGGACTCGTCTAATTGCGCCGTTTGTTGGGATGAGCCCACTGCCTGGTGCAGAGAGACTGCCTTATCCTGCGCAGCATTGGGATCCCATGCGGAATATGTACAGGGGTGTGGACCTTCCTCAGAAAGAGCCCCTTCCCAAGGAGCTTTTGCTGAGGACTGATCCTCTGCAGCGTGCCATGATGGGGCAGCACATTTACCCACGAGATCCCCTCCTCCACTCATTGGCCCTGGAGCAGCAGAGGAGCCAGCTGGAGGAGCGACAGCGTATGGCCCTCCTCCgggaggagagcgagagaggccgTCTGCTGGCGCTTCACCACGCAGCCATGGACCCCCACCTGGTCCATCCGGGCCTCCTGCCCACAGCTTACCCCAGCCCAATGTTCCCCCGCCTGGGGCTGCCCCATGCTCCGCACTACAGCGCACTCAGCAAGACTCTGCCTCCTCATGGCTACATACACGCTGCTCCACCCTCTCTGCTGCCCCCTCTCCCCGCTCGGTCGGCCTCCCCCAGACGGACTACCCCTCTGTCAGACCGGCAGGACAGATCCATCCCTCATTCTCACAGAGATGCAGAGGCTCCATGA
- the auts2b gene encoding autism susceptibility gene 2 protein isoform X2 → MFSPTAAIPPPPLLTGSALTVPGASPAGPYTEQDLLRQELNSRFLASQGVERGPSLAGPAYLRTEFHQHQHQHQHQHQHQHTHQHTHQHTFTPFPHPAILPGPAAPLFDKFPPKVDSVHRHNLLHSYPSVMPGMSPMVPPTGIFSSLQGAFQPKASNPLDIVPRPGAMPRPLMQKDSRMLDSVCHTPKKPGKWCAMHVHIAWQVYHHQQKIKKQMQIEPHKLDFGLKPEFLSRPSGAGFTGMIQQPRDLPRPSTIFSSAGPTHPSVSPYGHLSHPHTNLHTPPFHHDSLNKPPAFGGLGTLSSTAFGGLGNPTLTPSSAHGSKDCKAVPSSAVPQEPWNRLHQTPSSFPTPPVWPRAPEPEKTSSGLERVTDKRDSLLNKEEQERDTRGKRLSPATTSPLAHKQTVESSRSSSPETKDKDNSRERAQTQDTPNQSGEPEDQKHKEGQQEKREMVVKYDQRPTEDKPTAEDTLSPKQQRVEIERRSSDGAHWEPEAKRSRVEAEPHAKSGQIKIKEERRDDQDSPEVKPPPKALEKPLHGRGTPGMQSSPVSSIPMVTGFPSSLDRTRLIAPFVGMSPLPGAERLPYPAQHWDPMRNMYRGVDLPQKEPLPKELLLRTDPLQRAMMGQHIYPRDPLLHSLALEQQRSQLEERQRMALLREESERGRLLALHHAAMDPHLVHPGLLPTAYPSPMFPRLGLPHAPHYSALSKTLPPHGYIHAAPPSLLPPLPARSASPRRTTPLSDRQDRSIPHSHRDAEAP, encoded by the exons ATGTTCTCCCCAACCGCAGCcatccctcctcctcccctgtTAACGGGAAGTGCTCTAACTGTGCCCGGTGCTTCACCTGCAGGTCCCTACACAG AGCAGGACCTGCTGCGTCAGGAGCTGAACTCTCGCTTTCTGGCCTCTCAAGGTGTGGAGAGAGGACCTTCACTGGCTGGGCCAGCTTACTTGCGCACAGAGTTCcatcagcaccagcaccagcaccagcatcagcatcagcaccagcacacacaccaacacacgcACCAGCACACCTTCACCCCCTTTCCCCACCCTGCCATCCTGCCAGGCCCCGCGGCACCTCTG TTCGACAAATTCCCACCAAAGGTTGATTCCGTCCACAGGCACAAT TTACTCCACTCCTACCCATCAGTAATGCCTGGGATGTCTCCCATGGTGCCTCCAACAGGCATATTCAGCTCTCTGCAGGGAGCCTTCCAGCCTAAG GCCTCTAACCCACTCGATATAGTGCCCAGACCTGGAGCGATGCCCCGTCCACTCATGCAAAAGGACTCCAGA ATGCTGGATTCAGTGTGTCATACCCCGAAG AAGCCAGGGAAGTGGTGTGCAATGCATGTTCACATTGCATGGCAAGTGTACCACCATCAGCAAAAAATCAAG AAGCAGATGCAAATTGAGCCTCACAAGTTAGACTTTGGGCTGAAGCCAGAGTTCCTGAGTCGACCCTCTGGTGCAGGCTTCACGGGAATGATCCAGCAACCGCGTGACTTACCCCGCCCTTCCACCATCTTTTCCAGTGCTG gTCCAACACACCCTTCTGTATCCCCCTACGGACACTTGTCCCACCCTCACACCAACCTGCACACCCCACCCTTTCATCATG ACTCTCTTAACAAGCCACCTGCTTTTGGCGGACTGGGAACACTGAGCTCCACAGCATTTGGAGGACTTGGAAACCCCACATTAA CACCAAGTTCTGCTCATGGAAGTAAAGACTGTAAAGCAGTGCCATCCTCAGCTGTACCTCAGGAGCCTTGGAACAGATTGCACCAGACGCCCTCCTCTTTCCCTACCCCTCCGGTGTGGCCTCGAGCCCCTGAACCTGAAAAGACTTCCTCTGGATTGGAAAGAGTGACAGACAAGAGAGACTCCCTACTAAACAAAGAAGAGCAAGAAAG GGACACACGAGGGAAACGCCTTTCGCCTGCTACCACAAGTCCACTGGCTCACAAGCAAACAGTAGAGTCTTCTAGAAGCTCGTCTCCTGAGACGAAGGACAAGGacaacagcagagagagagcgcaaacACAAGACACCCCTAATCAAAGCGGAGAGCCAGAGGATCAAAAGCACAAAGAGGGCCAGCAAGAGAAGAGGGAGATGGTTGTAAAGTATGACCAGCGTCCAACAGAAGATAAACCCACCGCAGAGGATACTTTGTCCCCAAAGCAACAGAGGGTAGAAATAGAGAGGCGCAGCAGTGATGGGGCACACTGGGAACCGGAGGCAAAGAGGAGTAGAGTGGAGGCAGAGCCTCATGCCAAGAGTGGTCAGATTAAgataaaggaggagaggagggatgACCAGGACTCTCCTGAAGTCAAGCCACCTCCTAAAGCTTTGGAGAAACCACTGCATGGACGTGGAACCCCAGGAATGCAGTCTTCGCCCGTGTCGTCTATTCCTATGGTCACAGGGTTTCCAAGCAGCCTTGATAGGACTCGTCTAATTGCGCCGTTTGTTGGGATGAGCCCACTGCCTGGTGCAGAGAGACTGCCTTATCCTGCGCAGCATTGGGATCCCATGCGGAATATGTACAGGGGTGTGGACCTTCCTCAGAAAGAGCCCCTTCCCAAGGAGCTTTTGCTGAGGACTGATCCTCTGCAGCGTGCCATGATGGGGCAGCACATTTACCCACGAGATCCCCTCCTCCACTCATTGGCCCTGGAGCAGCAGAGGAGCCAGCTGGAGGAGCGACAGCGTATGGCCCTCCTCCgggaggagagcgagagaggccgTCTGCTGGCGCTTCACCACGCAGCCATGGACCCCCACCTGGTCCATCCGGGCCTCCTGCCCACAGCTTACCCCAGCCCAATGTTCCCCCGCCTGGGGCTGCCCCATGCTCCGCACTACAGCGCACTCAGCAAGACTCTGCCTCCTCATGGCTACATACACGCTGCTCCACCCTCTCTGCTGCCCCCTCTCCCCGCTCGGTCGGCCTCCCCCAGACGGACTACCCCTCTGTCAGACCGGCAGGACAGATCCATCCCTCATTCTCACAGAGATGCAGAGGCTCCATGA